A stretch of the Clavibacter sp. B3I6 genome encodes the following:
- a CDS encoding 2-keto-3-deoxygluconate permease: protein MASDPLPTSRVPLFDGMNRIPGGLMLIPLILGSIVGTFAPGFLDLGNFTTALFKDSALPLIGILIFATGMQITLRTSGPVLATSGVLLLTKSIIPATAVVVLGNLVGLDGLLGVSILALLVSMDNSNGGIWLAFTGRYGRERDRGAYIASAVNDGPFFSLLFLGAAGLADIPYTLLLAAVIPLLLGVIVGNLDAKWTEIMRPIPNMVIPFFAFALGTGIDLGNVVSGGLSGIVVGVIATVFTGTVAYLGYRFLLRRGKESGLGIASATTAGNAIATPAIVGAADPSFAPYVEVATAQVASAVLVSAVLAPILAAWVLKREGGMKAISDDRARDEALAESEAAAIAADADADGSGPGSTGRRSAGPGAGAA, encoded by the coding sequence ATGGCATCCGACCCCTTACCGACCAGCCGCGTCCCGTTGTTCGACGGGATGAACCGCATCCCCGGCGGCCTCATGCTCATCCCGCTGATCCTCGGATCGATCGTCGGCACGTTCGCGCCCGGCTTCCTCGACCTCGGGAACTTCACCACCGCGCTCTTCAAGGACAGCGCGCTCCCCCTCATCGGCATCCTGATCTTCGCGACCGGCATGCAGATCACGCTCCGCACCTCGGGTCCCGTGCTCGCGACCTCGGGCGTGCTGCTGCTGACGAAGTCGATCATCCCGGCCACCGCGGTGGTGGTCCTCGGCAACCTGGTGGGGCTCGACGGCCTGCTCGGGGTGTCGATCCTCGCGCTGCTGGTGAGCATGGACAACAGCAACGGGGGCATCTGGCTCGCCTTCACCGGTCGCTACGGCCGGGAGCGCGACCGCGGGGCGTACATCGCCAGCGCCGTGAACGACGGCCCCTTCTTCTCGCTGCTGTTCCTCGGCGCCGCCGGCCTCGCCGACATCCCCTACACGCTGCTGCTCGCCGCCGTCATCCCGCTGCTGCTCGGCGTGATCGTCGGCAACCTCGACGCCAAGTGGACCGAGATCATGCGACCCATCCCCAACATGGTCATCCCGTTCTTCGCGTTCGCGCTGGGGACCGGCATCGACCTCGGCAACGTCGTCTCGGGCGGGCTGTCGGGCATCGTGGTGGGCGTGATCGCGACCGTCTTCACCGGCACCGTGGCCTACCTCGGCTACCGGTTCCTGCTGCGCCGCGGGAAGGAGTCCGGCCTCGGCATCGCGTCGGCGACCACCGCGGGCAACGCGATCGCCACGCCCGCCATCGTCGGCGCGGCCGATCCGAGCTTCGCGCCGTACGTCGAGGTCGCGACCGCGCAGGTCGCCTCGGCGGTGCTCGTCTCGGCCGTCCTCGCGCCGATCCTCGCCGCCTGGGTGCTCAAGCGCGAGGGCGGCATGAAGGCCATCTCCGACGACCGCGCCCGCGACGAGGCGCTGGCCGAGAGCGAGGCCGCGGCGATCGCGGCCGATGCGGACGCGGACGGCTCGGGTCCCGGATCCACCGGCCGCCGCAGCGCCGGCCCGGGGGCGGGTGCCGCGTGA
- a CDS encoding amidohydrolase encodes MDVHPGVTLLDDDVRDAHELFRSLHAHPELSMQEHATAAAIEAYLEAIGAETSRCGGTGVVGILRNGDGPVVAFRADTDGLPLLEETGLAWASRDTGVQRDGTEVPTMHGCGHDFHVAAALTTAQALAANRDAWAGTVVFVFQPGEETGEGARAMLADGLWDRAPRPEVILGQHVFPLPVGVVATREGAFMSMSDSWRVTVKGRGAHGSQPHNSIDPIVAASAIVLRLQTVVAREIDPQAAAVVTVGTFQAGTKENIIPEHAVLGLSIRTFDVAVRERVLAAVRRIILAEAAASGAPEPEIEEIVSFPLNRNDPEATRGVVAALTAQLGADRVVESPPIMGSEDFGILGEAIGVPTVYWAFGGVEPEAFGGATPPPGNHTPQFAPTLEGTLETGVRAATAAILSRVGTARA; translated from the coding sequence ATGGACGTGCACCCCGGTGTCACCCTGCTGGACGACGACGTGCGGGACGCGCACGAGCTGTTCCGCTCGCTGCACGCGCACCCCGAGCTGTCGATGCAGGAGCACGCGACCGCCGCCGCGATCGAGGCGTACCTCGAGGCGATCGGCGCCGAGACGAGCCGCTGCGGCGGCACCGGCGTGGTCGGGATCCTCCGCAACGGCGACGGCCCGGTGGTCGCGTTCCGCGCGGACACCGACGGGCTCCCCCTCCTCGAGGAGACCGGCCTCGCGTGGGCCAGCCGCGACACCGGCGTGCAGCGCGACGGCACCGAGGTGCCCACCATGCACGGCTGCGGCCACGACTTCCACGTCGCCGCCGCGCTCACGACGGCGCAGGCGCTCGCCGCGAACCGCGATGCCTGGGCGGGCACCGTCGTCTTCGTCTTCCAGCCCGGCGAGGAGACCGGCGAGGGCGCCCGCGCGATGCTCGCCGACGGCCTCTGGGACCGCGCGCCGCGCCCCGAGGTGATCCTCGGCCAGCACGTGTTCCCGCTCCCCGTCGGCGTGGTCGCGACCCGCGAGGGCGCGTTCATGAGCATGTCCGACTCGTGGCGCGTGACCGTCAAGGGCCGCGGGGCCCACGGGTCGCAGCCGCACAACTCCATCGACCCGATCGTCGCCGCCAGCGCCATCGTGCTCCGCCTGCAGACCGTGGTCGCCCGCGAGATCGACCCGCAGGCGGCGGCCGTCGTGACCGTCGGCACGTTCCAGGCGGGCACGAAGGAGAACATCATCCCCGAGCACGCGGTGCTGGGCTTGAGCATCCGGACCTTCGACGTGGCCGTGCGCGAGCGCGTGCTGGCGGCCGTGCGGCGGATCATCCTGGCCGAGGCCGCCGCGAGCGGGGCGCCCGAGCCCGAGATCGAGGAGATCGTCTCGTTCCCGCTCAACCGCAACGACCCGGAGGCGACGCGCGGCGTCGTCGCGGCGCTCACGGCGCAGCTCGGGGCGGACCGCGTCGTCGAGTCGCCGCCCATCATGGGCAGCGAGGACTTCGGGATCCTCGGCGAGGCGATCGGCGTGCCGACGGTCTACTGGGCGTTCGGCGGCGTGGAGCCGGAGGCCTTCGGCGGCGCGACCCCGCCGCCCGGCAACCACACGCCGCAGTTCGCGCCGACGCTCGAGGGCACCCTCGAGACCGGCGTCCGGGCCGCGACGGCCGCCATCCTCTCGCGCGTCGGGACGGCCCGGGCCTGA
- a CDS encoding PLDc N-terminal domain-containing protein — protein MDAASFCERSPRRVVPAGLIVRRRHAQYADERANTIGYVTAIVFFAVYLGTIVVALLRISRVPGLHSWSRAAWILAIIAMPLVGALAWFALGSRTAEAERAVSRLLK, from the coding sequence ATGGATGCAGCCTCCTTCTGTGAACGATCCCCCCGGCGGGTCGTTCCCGCGGGCCTGATCGTCCGCAGAAGGCATGCACAATATGCGGACGAACGCGCAAATACCATCGGATACGTCACAGCCATCGTCTTCTTCGCGGTCTACCTGGGGACGATCGTCGTCGCGCTCTTGCGGATCAGTCGCGTCCCGGGTCTGCACTCGTGGTCCCGTGCCGCATGGATCCTCGCCATCATCGCCATGCCACTGGTCGGGGCACTCGCATGGTTCGCACTCGGGTCGCGGACTGCAGAGGCCGAGCGCGCGGTGAGTCGACTGCTCAAGTAG
- the pdxA gene encoding 4-hydroxythreonine-4-phosphate dehydrogenase PdxA, which produces MTLPRLAITLGDVAGIGPEITAKTLLGHDDLREKAVTVVIGDEAAMRRGVVAVGGDPEKVRVIASVAEARNEPGTIELIQTGPSLADVPVGELSAAAGDGSYRFVVEACRLAREGEVDGIVTAPLNKAAMHAGGHKWPGHTELLAHEFGVENFSLVLSAGELFFFHLTTHVSMRQAIDDITPQRTGDVLDLAGAFAASMGTPDELIGLAGLNPHAGENRLFGDEDADILAPAVEAARARGLNVVGPVPGDALIPAAVRGKYKLVVVCYHDQGHAPFKAVYGDDGVNITVGLPVVRVSVDHGTAFDIAGQGIAREASLVLSVERAASLAPGWDHVWRTAQKIDAPAA; this is translated from the coding sequence ATGACCCTCCCCCGACTCGCCATCACCCTCGGAGACGTCGCGGGCATCGGCCCCGAGATCACCGCCAAGACCCTGCTCGGCCACGACGACCTGCGCGAGAAGGCCGTCACGGTCGTCATCGGCGACGAGGCGGCCATGCGCCGCGGCGTCGTCGCCGTGGGCGGCGACCCGGAGAAGGTGCGCGTCATCGCCTCCGTCGCCGAGGCGCGCAACGAGCCCGGTACGATCGAGCTGATCCAGACGGGTCCGTCGCTCGCCGACGTGCCGGTCGGCGAGCTCAGCGCCGCGGCCGGCGACGGCTCCTACCGCTTCGTCGTGGAGGCGTGCCGGCTGGCGCGCGAGGGCGAGGTGGACGGCATCGTCACCGCACCGCTCAACAAGGCCGCCATGCACGCAGGTGGGCACAAGTGGCCCGGTCACACCGAGCTCCTCGCGCACGAGTTCGGCGTCGAGAACTTCTCGCTCGTGCTCTCCGCCGGCGAGCTGTTCTTCTTCCACCTCACGACCCACGTGTCGATGCGCCAGGCGATCGACGACATCACGCCCCAGCGCACGGGCGACGTGCTCGACCTGGCCGGCGCGTTCGCCGCGTCCATGGGCACGCCCGACGAGCTCATCGGCCTCGCGGGCCTCAACCCCCACGCGGGCGAGAACCGGCTGTTCGGCGACGAGGACGCGGACATCCTCGCGCCCGCGGTCGAGGCCGCCCGGGCGCGGGGCCTCAACGTGGTCGGGCCCGTGCCCGGCGACGCGCTGATCCCGGCGGCCGTCCGCGGCAAGTACAAGCTGGTCGTCGTCTGCTACCACGACCAGGGGCACGCGCCCTTCAAGGCCGTGTACGGCGACGACGGCGTGAACATCACCGTGGGCCTGCCCGTGGTGCGCGTCTCGGTCGATCACGGCACCGCGTTCGACATCGCGGGCCAGGGCATCGCCCGCGAGGCGAGCCTTGTACTGTCGGTGGAGCGCGCCGCGTCCCTGGCCCCCGGCTGGGACCACGTGTGGCGCACGGCGCAGAAGATCGACGCCCCCGCCGCCTGA
- a CDS encoding four-carbon acid sugar kinase family protein, producing MTPASPAVTAPAAGTRASVGSVAIVADDLTGAADSAVQFARAGWAARLALGGDVQQHGHDGSVIAIVTDARAQDPDEARASTRAAVARAVADGDDRLFVKIDSTMRGTVQEQVEGALAAWSSREPSAVAVVCPAYPAMGRTVEGGLLLVDGRGVETTSVGRDPVTPVTTSALAVLLPGSAHVEAASDAADLAVRIATAAAAGARVVTVDAVTTADLRFVAEALALLGPRAVPVGSAGLAGEMAREWGVGLEAPRADAPRAAASVAAPRHVVVVVSSLHDVSRGQHAHLAAAAAEGSLAERVRTIAPALDALIGDGDADATADEDGIDADAVSVTVVLAPERTARVDRSTPDASPTVAERVAAGLARIADRVITRRGASALVLMGGEGARAVLTRQGADAILVRDAIREGMPLGTIEGGRLHGMPVVTKAGGFGSPSSLTDIVPELLDHPASTPTQGEAP from the coding sequence GTGACGCCGGCCTCCCCCGCCGTGACGGCCCCCGCCGCAGGCACGCGGGCGTCCGTCGGATCCGTCGCCATCGTGGCGGACGACCTCACGGGCGCCGCCGACTCCGCCGTTCAGTTCGCCCGGGCCGGCTGGGCCGCGCGCCTGGCGCTCGGCGGCGACGTCCAGCAGCACGGCCACGACGGCTCCGTCATCGCGATCGTCACCGACGCGCGGGCGCAGGATCCGGACGAGGCCCGCGCGTCGACGCGCGCCGCCGTGGCGCGCGCCGTGGCCGACGGCGACGACCGGCTCTTCGTGAAGATCGACTCGACCATGCGCGGCACGGTGCAGGAGCAGGTCGAGGGGGCGCTCGCCGCCTGGTCCTCGCGCGAGCCGAGCGCCGTGGCCGTCGTCTGCCCCGCCTACCCCGCCATGGGCCGCACGGTCGAGGGCGGGCTGCTGCTCGTCGACGGCCGGGGCGTCGAGACCACGTCGGTCGGCCGCGACCCCGTGACCCCCGTCACGACGAGCGCCCTGGCCGTCCTCCTGCCCGGCAGCGCGCACGTCGAGGCGGCCTCCGACGCCGCGGACCTCGCCGTCCGCATCGCCACGGCCGCCGCGGCGGGAGCCCGCGTGGTCACCGTCGACGCCGTCACCACCGCCGACCTGCGCTTCGTCGCGGAGGCGCTCGCCCTGCTCGGGCCGCGCGCCGTCCCCGTGGGATCCGCGGGGCTCGCCGGCGAGATGGCGCGCGAGTGGGGCGTCGGCCTCGAGGCCCCGCGCGCGGACGCCCCGCGCGCCGCCGCCTCCGTCGCCGCCCCGCGCCACGTGGTGGTCGTCGTCAGCTCGCTGCACGACGTCTCCCGCGGGCAGCACGCCCACCTGGCGGCCGCGGCGGCCGAGGGATCCCTCGCCGAGCGCGTCCGCACCATCGCCCCCGCGCTCGACGCGCTGATCGGCGACGGCGACGCGGATGCGACCGCCGACGAGGACGGGATCGACGCGGACGCCGTGTCCGTCACCGTCGTCCTCGCCCCCGAGCGCACGGCGCGCGTCGACCGCTCCACGCCCGACGCATCGCCGACCGTCGCCGAGCGCGTGGCGGCCGGGCTCGCCCGCATCGCCGACCGCGTCATCACGCGCCGCGGCGCGAGCGCGCTCGTGCTCATGGGCGGAGAGGGCGCGCGCGCCGTGCTCACCCGTCAGGGCGCCGACGCGATCCTCGTCCGCGACGCCATCCGCGAGGGCATGCCCCTCGGCACCATCGAGGGCGGACGGCTGCACGGCATGCCCGTGGTGACCAAGGCGGGCGGCTTCGGCTCCCCCTCGTCGCTCACGGACATCGTGCCGGAGCTCCTCGACCACCCCGCATCCACCCCCACGCAAGGAGAAGCACCATGA
- a CDS encoding GntR family transcriptional regulator, whose protein sequence is MPNRIDDLDPGAVSSAHAGPLHAQLTAVLRAPVVDGTWPPGSQLPTEAELQERFGVSRSVVRQALHALTAEGLVQRGRGRGSIVAPRGELHRLVQRVSGLSTQVPSVATRVLELAPGRDADAERTLGGSDLHLLRRLRSAGGEAVALIHTWLPSGIADRLTADDLTDASLHALLRSRLGIQVAAGRRQVRAVGASSEVAAALRVAEGAPVLVLEGTSTDASGDPVEVFRTWHRADRFVFDIDVLTTEGDSAAPVQPVDPAPAAAPAGLASPPASAPPRTPAAEQADLAARARALSRELAELAARLG, encoded by the coding sequence GTGCCGAACCGGATCGACGACCTGGATCCCGGCGCGGTCTCCTCGGCGCATGCGGGGCCTTTGCACGCGCAGCTGACCGCCGTGCTGCGCGCCCCCGTCGTCGACGGCACCTGGCCGCCCGGCTCGCAGCTCCCGACCGAGGCCGAGCTGCAGGAGCGGTTCGGCGTGTCCCGGTCGGTGGTCCGCCAGGCGCTCCACGCGCTGACGGCCGAGGGGCTGGTCCAGCGAGGACGCGGGCGCGGCAGCATCGTCGCGCCGCGCGGTGAGCTGCACCGCCTCGTGCAGCGGGTGTCGGGGCTCTCGACGCAGGTCCCGTCCGTGGCCACGCGCGTGCTCGAGCTGGCGCCCGGGCGCGACGCCGACGCGGAGCGCACGCTCGGAGGATCCGACCTCCACCTCCTCCGCCGGCTCCGCTCCGCGGGCGGCGAGGCCGTGGCGCTCATCCACACCTGGCTGCCGAGCGGGATCGCCGACCGGCTGACCGCGGACGACCTCACGGACGCCTCCCTGCACGCCCTCCTCCGCTCCCGCCTGGGGATCCAGGTCGCCGCCGGACGGCGCCAGGTGCGCGCGGTCGGCGCCTCGTCCGAGGTGGCCGCCGCGCTGCGCGTCGCCGAGGGCGCGCCCGTCCTCGTGCTGGAGGGCACCAGCACGGACGCGTCCGGCGACCCGGTCGAGGTGTTCCGCACCTGGCACCGCGCCGACCGCTTCGTCTTCGACATCGACGTGCTCACGACCGAGGGCGACTCGGCGGCGCCCGTGCAGCCCGTGGATCCGGCGCCCGCGGCAGCGCCGGCGGGGCTCGCGTCCCCGCCCGCCTCCGCGCCGCCGCGGACGCCCGCCGCGGAGCAGGCCGACCTCGCGGCCCGGGCGCGCGCCCTCTCCCGCGAGCTCGCGGAGCTGGCCGCCCGCCTCGGCTAG
- a CDS encoding cell wall metabolism sensor histidine kinase WalK: MRATTAVALIALVLGAVGGVAFALVLRASLEDGVRQGAERSLETIADAVAARGPDAVTGLGDDDLVQVLDADGRVIAHGEDAGGSALTAGGGSGVIVHDGERRVAVSDDVDDAGGVTVVVAAPLEDADDALAAVVRLLLVAVPVVVALVALLAWVVVGRALRPVERIRRDAEAVGSTPGDGRIDEPGTGDELDRLARTLNGMLARLDAARTAQRRFVSDASHELRSPLATVRQHAELARIHPDRTSLAELADVVLAEGARQQDLVDALLVLSRLDEGAALDRRHVDLDDVALEEIARLRARTGVRVDGSGIAAARVAGDARLLALAVRNLAENAARHAASTVAVSTAASADGVVLAIDDDGRGIPATERERVLDRFVRLDEGRDRDSGGSGLGLAIVRAVAEAHGGSVAIADAPGGGTRVVLRLPAAAGDAR; the protein is encoded by the coding sequence GTGCGCGCCACGACGGCGGTCGCCCTCATCGCGCTGGTCCTCGGGGCGGTCGGCGGGGTCGCGTTCGCGCTGGTGCTGCGGGCCTCGCTCGAGGATGGCGTGCGCCAGGGCGCGGAGCGCTCCCTCGAGACCATCGCGGACGCCGTGGCGGCCCGCGGCCCCGACGCCGTGACGGGCCTCGGCGACGACGACCTCGTGCAGGTGCTCGACGCCGACGGCCGGGTGATCGCGCACGGCGAGGATGCCGGCGGATCCGCGCTCACGGCGGGCGGCGGATCGGGCGTGATCGTCCACGACGGCGAGCGGCGGGTCGCGGTGTCCGACGACGTGGATGACGCGGGCGGCGTGACCGTCGTGGTCGCGGCCCCGCTCGAGGACGCCGACGACGCGCTCGCCGCCGTCGTCCGCCTCCTGCTCGTCGCGGTGCCCGTCGTGGTGGCCCTGGTGGCGCTCCTGGCGTGGGTCGTCGTGGGCCGCGCGCTCCGGCCGGTCGAGCGGATCCGCCGCGACGCCGAGGCCGTGGGCTCCACTCCCGGCGACGGGCGCATCGACGAGCCCGGCACGGGCGACGAGCTCGACCGCCTGGCCCGCACGCTCAACGGCATGCTCGCCCGGCTCGACGCCGCCCGCACGGCGCAGCGCCGCTTCGTCTCCGACGCGTCGCACGAGCTCCGCTCCCCGCTCGCGACCGTGCGGCAGCACGCCGAGCTCGCGCGGATCCACCCGGACCGCACCAGCCTCGCCGAGCTCGCCGACGTGGTGCTCGCCGAGGGCGCCCGGCAGCAGGACCTCGTCGACGCCCTCCTCGTCCTCAGCCGCCTCGACGAGGGCGCGGCGCTCGACCGGCGGCACGTGGACCTCGACGACGTCGCGCTGGAGGAGATCGCCCGGCTGCGGGCGCGCACGGGCGTGCGGGTCGACGGATCCGGGATCGCCGCCGCCCGCGTCGCCGGTGACGCGCGCCTCCTCGCGCTGGCCGTGCGCAACCTCGCGGAGAACGCGGCACGGCACGCGGCGTCCACCGTAGCCGTCTCCACCGCGGCCAGCGCCGACGGCGTCGTGCTCGCGATCGACGACGACGGCCGCGGGATCCCGGCGACCGAGCGCGAGCGCGTCCTCGACCGGTTCGTGCGCCTCGACGAGGGACGCGACCGGGACTCCGGCGGATCCGGGCTCGGGCTCGCCATCGTGCGCGCGGTCGCGGAGGCGCACGGCGGATCCGTCGCCATCGCGGACGCGCCCGGCGGCGGCACCCGCGTGGTGCTGCGCCTGCCGGCCGCGGCCGGCGACGCCCGCTGA
- a CDS encoding threonine/serine exporter ThrE family protein, protein MRDVRARLRGTIYEGTEPAHGRLGDLYSPRQIIDFCLDLGEVMLASGADVRAVEIAIVAVSTKWNLAPLELDITGTAITIQYAPLEGPPLVKLRVVTAEGSDLHRLSLVYQIVDELLHDDRDMTSAVDGLVEVLKSPPRWPSWITDAAMGLFGVSVSLQAGGSLAGAVGAFLLMIGVMVLGRQLSRRGIPPFFVVALQSAAVAALGTLAIWWGLLPAGSSAAMVAAVVVLILPHVTIVTWAQDAISGFRAMSVSRAMIILLIVAGIAVGIPGGLALTSGVDIEVDPTDITLRALPFWMLLITTFFAAGATGITQGANARVMPVAIAVALVGTSSLWLLKSAGVPLLAATFLVATLLGALGTVVAARLRVSATAIAVPAFCGSLLPSLAVASALLNSMAGTSGATGAFVGAMATTLAIGAGLVLGNLLATPQARRHLRRRSKRVVVQSVNLDTTPIGIIRDPALVDPAPGGAVGPS, encoded by the coding sequence ATGCGCGACGTCCGCGCGCGCCTCCGCGGCACCATCTACGAGGGCACCGAGCCCGCGCACGGCCGCCTCGGCGACCTGTACTCGCCGCGGCAGATCATCGACTTCTGCCTCGACCTCGGCGAGGTGATGCTCGCCTCGGGCGCCGACGTGCGCGCGGTCGAGATCGCCATCGTCGCCGTGAGCACGAAGTGGAACCTCGCGCCGCTCGAGCTCGACATCACGGGCACCGCCATCACGATCCAGTACGCGCCGCTCGAGGGCCCGCCGCTCGTGAAGCTCCGCGTCGTCACGGCCGAGGGCAGCGACCTGCACCGGCTCTCGCTCGTCTACCAGATCGTCGACGAGCTCCTCCACGACGACCGCGACATGACGAGCGCCGTCGACGGCCTCGTGGAGGTGCTGAAGTCGCCGCCGCGCTGGCCGTCGTGGATCACCGACGCGGCCATGGGCCTCTTCGGCGTCTCCGTGTCGCTGCAGGCCGGCGGATCCCTCGCGGGCGCGGTCGGCGCGTTCCTCCTGATGATCGGCGTCATGGTGCTCGGCCGGCAGCTGTCGCGCCGCGGCATCCCGCCGTTCTTCGTGGTCGCCCTGCAGTCGGCGGCCGTCGCCGCGCTGGGAACGCTCGCCATCTGGTGGGGCCTCCTGCCCGCGGGCAGCTCGGCCGCGATGGTGGCGGCGGTGGTGGTGCTGATCCTCCCCCACGTCACGATCGTGACCTGGGCGCAGGACGCCATCTCGGGCTTCCGGGCCATGTCGGTGTCGCGGGCCATGATCATCCTGCTCATCGTCGCGGGCATCGCCGTCGGCATCCCCGGCGGACTCGCGCTCACCTCCGGCGTCGACATCGAGGTGGATCCCACCGACATCACTCTCCGCGCCCTGCCGTTCTGGATGCTGCTCATCACCACGTTCTTCGCGGCCGGCGCCACCGGGATCACGCAGGGCGCCAACGCGCGCGTGATGCCCGTCGCCATCGCCGTCGCGCTCGTCGGCACGTCGTCGCTGTGGCTCCTCAAGTCGGCCGGCGTGCCGCTGCTCGCCGCCACCTTCCTCGTGGCGACGCTGCTCGGCGCGCTGGGGACGGTGGTCGCGGCGCGCCTGCGCGTCTCGGCCACGGCGATCGCGGTGCCGGCGTTCTGCGGATCCCTCCTGCCGTCGCTCGCGGTCGCCTCGGCGCTGCTCAACTCGATGGCGGGCACCTCCGGCGCGACGGGCGCGTTCGTCGGGGCGATGGCGACGACCCTCGCGATCGGCGCGGGCCTCGTGCTCGGCAACCTCCTCGCGACCCCGCAGGCCCGGCGGCACCTCCGCCGCCGCTCCAAGCGCGTGGTCGTGCAGTCGGTGAACCTCGACACGACGCCCATCGGGATCATCCGCGACCCGGCGCTCGTGGACCCCGCACCCGGCGGCGCCGTCGGCCCCTCCTGA
- a CDS encoding PepSY domain-containing protein, translating to MTTHTASPTARRAALALALPLLGGLALAGCSTGGTAPAAAPAPDSSSASAAPTTGTDGAAQIPADGALAAAVETAVAAVPGSALLSVDQEAGGTAWEVVVAEQDGRTHEVHTLADGSAVTAGPVADSDDPDDLAEDAALLQAARVSSTDAVTAMTGAVAGTVTELGLDEDRGTVVWEGDVVDAQGVTHGVRIDAGSGDVVSRSVDDRTPDSDD from the coding sequence ATGACCACGCACACCGCATCCCCCACCGCCCGCCGCGCCGCCCTGGCGCTCGCCCTCCCCCTCCTCGGCGGCCTCGCCCTCGCCGGCTGCTCGACCGGCGGCACGGCTCCCGCCGCCGCACCCGCCCCGGACTCCTCGTCCGCGTCCGCCGCCCCGACCACCGGTACCGACGGCGCCGCCCAGATCCCGGCCGACGGCGCGCTCGCCGCCGCCGTCGAGACCGCCGTCGCCGCCGTCCCGGGCAGCGCGCTCCTCTCCGTCGACCAGGAGGCCGGCGGCACCGCGTGGGAGGTCGTCGTCGCCGAGCAGGACGGCCGCACGCATGAGGTGCACACGCTTGCCGACGGATCCGCCGTGACCGCGGGACCCGTCGCCGACTCCGACGACCCGGACGACCTCGCCGAGGACGCCGCCCTCCTGCAGGCCGCCCGCGTCTCCTCCACCGACGCCGTAACCGCGATGACGGGCGCCGTCGCCGGCACGGTCACCGAGCTCGGCCTCGACGAGGACCGCGGCACCGTGGTCTGGGAGGGCGACGTGGTCGACGCGCAGGGCGTCACGCACGGCGTGCGGATCGACGCCGGCTCCGGCGACGTCGTCAGCCGGTCCGTCGACGACCGCACGCCCGACTCCGACGACTGA
- a CDS encoding response regulator transcription factor, translated as MRILVVDDERRLADGIRRGLQAEGFAVDVAHDGVDGLWWARENRYDAILLDLMMPGMSGWAVCRTLREEGIWTPVLILTAKDGEWDEVEALEAGADDFVTKPFAFPVLVARIRALVRRGAPARPVAHRIGDLVVDPGPRRASRGGDEIDLTSREFAVLEFLARNAGRVVSKREVVANVWDDDFDGDPSIVEVYVAHLRRKLDRPYGTATIETVRGAGYRLGGSDA; from the coding sequence ATGAGGATCCTGGTGGTGGACGACGAGCGGCGCCTGGCGGACGGGATCCGGCGCGGGCTCCAGGCCGAGGGCTTCGCGGTCGACGTGGCGCACGACGGCGTCGACGGCCTGTGGTGGGCGCGCGAGAACCGCTACGACGCGATCCTGCTCGACCTGATGATGCCCGGCATGAGCGGCTGGGCCGTCTGCCGGACGCTCCGCGAGGAGGGCATCTGGACGCCCGTGCTCATCCTCACCGCCAAGGACGGCGAGTGGGACGAGGTCGAGGCGCTCGAGGCGGGTGCCGACGACTTCGTCACCAAGCCGTTCGCGTTCCCCGTGCTGGTGGCCCGGATCCGGGCGCTCGTGCGTCGCGGGGCACCCGCGCGGCCGGTCGCCCACCGCATCGGCGACCTCGTCGTCGACCCGGGTCCGCGCCGGGCCTCGCGCGGCGGCGACGAGATCGACCTCACCAGCCGCGAGTTCGCGGTCCTCGAGTTCCTCGCGCGGAACGCCGGCCGCGTCGTGTCGAAGCGCGAGGTGGTGGCGAACGTGTGGGACGACGACTTCGACGGCGACCCGTCGATCGTCGAGGTGTACGTGGCGCACCTCCGACGCAAGCTCGACCGGCCGTACGGCACCGCGACCATCGAGACGGTGCGCGGTGCGGGCTACCGGCTGGGCGGATCCGATGCGTGA